From Pseudomonas hefeiensis, one genomic window encodes:
- a CDS encoding SEC-C metal-binding domain-containing protein — translation MTQQPHVHGPDCNHEHDHHHDHDHGHVHGPNCGHAHQEPVRNTLKDVGRNDPCPCGNGKKFKKCHGA, via the coding sequence ATGACCCAGCAACCTCACGTTCATGGCCCTGACTGCAACCACGAGCATGACCATCACCACGATCATGATCACGGCCATGTCCATGGCCCGAACTGCGGCCACGCCCACCAGGAACCGGTGCGCAACACCCTGAAGGATGTCGGCCGCAACGACCCTTGCCCGTGCGGCAATGGCAAGAAATTCAAGAAGTGCCACGGCGCTTGA